One Saimiri boliviensis isolate mSaiBol1 chromosome 7, mSaiBol1.pri, whole genome shotgun sequence genomic window, AAATTATACATCAAGGTGACAATAATTCAGTGTtttgaaaacagtaacaaaaaaagaGTGCCCCAAATTCAGGGATACCAAATAAATACTGGCACCCAGGGAACTcatttctccctctcccactcccacCAGGAATAAAGGGCATCATAAAGGTAGCTTCTGATGACTGAGGGACAGGAACCTGGGCTAGAGGGCACATCTGTGGCGATCCCTGGAAACTGAGCTGTGTGAAAAGAAGTCTGCTTTGGTCCAAAGGACATCTTCCTGACCAAACTCAGAAGGCTGCTGCAAATTCTACATTCCTTTCGGAGTAAGCAGCAACTGCTGCAGCCTTGCCTGCTAGCTAGGGGCAGAGGTCCTGGGCAAGGTGGTACAGGATCTTGTAAAATCACTGTGATTTGACCACTGTGTAGTTTAACACGGTCACCTTATTATGACTGGAATAAAAAGCTGGACAACCTCCTGGCTGTCAGTCCTCAGGATCATCCAGCTGAATGGAGAAATCCGGTGGTGGGTTGAAAAGTCTGTTCTGAGAACAGATTATTGCTGAGCAGAGTTCCTGTGATTTCTAGTCGTGGTGACTTAAACTGCCTTAAGGCTGCACAGCCAGCCACCTCTGCTTATGAAGAGTACTTAGTGCACATGACTGTAAGGAACAACTGTAAAACTTCATCTAGAAATCAGACAGCTGCTAATTTCTATAGAAGTGACACCTCCCTGGAGCCGAGAGGGACAATCTATTGCTGATTTTGAAGGAGAGGCAAGTACAGTGCTGTACTTAGTTCCACAGCCAGGCCTCAGCAGGGACAAGTGGCCGGCCTTAAAAGCACATGATTGGAGATGTTGTGTGGCCTcagtctctgcttcccagattttTACTGGCAAAGGAGTTAGCGTTCATTTTTGGCTTAAGAACTGAGAACGTGGGTTTAGAACTGTACCCAGCCTCATGCACCGTGGGGCCAGGGCTGCAGATCCTCCACCGCCCTCCCTCCTTTCTTGGCCTTGATGAGTCACCGAGGCTCCAAGCCTTGGGAGTGCTGGGAGGACCGCCAGACCGAGGCGCTGCAGGAGCCGCTCTGCCTGGACAAACCTTCAAGCAGGACCAGGGCAGGTACGAAATGTGTTCTGAAGAATGTGAAATGAGCAATATACAGTCCATCCTCTCTGGGAAGTATGCATGTGTGGAGCCTGGCAGTGcacactgttgcctgggccaCCATCGGCCCCCAGCTCTTCATATGGGCTTGTATAACAAGGTGGTGACGTACTTCTTCTTGTACCGGTGAGTTGCGCTGAGCACCATTACTCCATCCTAAGGAACAAGGTGGAAATGAGCAAAGGCCAGACTAAGTCAGGGGCTCAAGCCTCAGAGTACATGAGAGTCATTAAGGGCTTCATAAAACCACAAATTCCAGGGCCATCTTCAGAACCTGAGCCTGAGGGCCTGTGTCAGACCCTGGAAGCTGCCCTTGAAGTCATTCCCCCCAGGTTATTTCACTGCTGGGAGTCCTAAGAGCACACACTGGGCAACACAGCTGTAACGGGACAGACAATGTCATTACCTTGATGGATAGTGCATACAGGTGGTTCAGCATGACGTGATTGGGCTCAGGGAGCAAAGCTGGATCACACTGTGAGGGAACAAAGCAGCGGTGAGCATCTGGATTTGGAAACCAAGATTCTCTCCTTTATTTCACAGCACCAGCTATCAAAGGACAGGAGACAGCTCTCTCAGGCTGACCTCTCTTCCCAAGTCAGGCAGCACAAGGGCTTATTCAAGGAGATGAGGGTCATGCCTTCTGACCTGAAGGGAGCTCCCTGTATGCCTGCTGGAGGCATCCGTGTGTGTCTCCGGCCAGGCATGTACCCCGGCCTCTTTAAAGTGTGGGCCACGGCTCTGTCCTCTTatgagagggaggggcaggaagaAAGCAGCTGTCTATTGAAAGCACTTTCAGAGAACACAGGAAGAGACCATCTGTACTAAACGCTCCTGAGCAACAGATTCTAAAACTTGAATCTGTAAGACTCAGACAATGAAACTGACAAATGACAACAGATACCTGGACAAGACACCACTACTCCAGAAAAGCTCCCACAGGGCTGGCACTCAAGAGCTGCTGGCCACACCTTCCTAAGTTTTAAGACAAGCCATAAATCAGGATTTTTTTTGCCATTGTACACCCCCAACTTTTATAAATGCGATTCAAATGGAAAAATGTAGAACAGCTTAGGACCCCAGAGGCTGGGCCAATCACTATGTCAACAAATACTCAGCAAACTCCTGCTGGGAGGCCGTTCAGGGTGGCTGCTGAGAGTCCCAACTACAAGGATCTGGCACCAACCAGTCTGATGTGAATGCTGGCTCAGCTAGTTCCTGTGTGAGCCTGggaggcctttttaaaaaattaattattatttcaaagaTTGACAGATACAATTATGTATATTTACCATGTACAATATGTTGTTCTGAAATAtgcatacattgtggaatggctcaATCAAGCTCATTTACATACGCATAACATGCTTaccatttttttgtggtgagaacacttaaaagcTGTTTTTAGTGCACTGCTGATGggcatgtaaattagtacaaccattatggaaaatggtataaagtttcctcaaaaattatctaaaattatcACATGATTTAGCAATCCCACTCcaaggtatatactcaaaggaaaggaaatcggCCCGTCCGAGGTGTCGGTGTCTGTACTCCCACGTTCATTGCAGctctattcataatagccaagatgtggaatcaagGTAAGTGTCCAgcaatggatgaatggacaaagaaaatgaggtgcagatacaccatggaatacgacTGAGCCTTAAACAAGGGATCCTGTCGTTTTTGAcagcatggataaacctggaggacgtaagtgaaatgagccaggcaccgAAAGACAAATCCCGTATGATGTCACTTATGTGGAATCCAAAAAATCCaactcacagaagtagagagCAGAGTCGGGGTTACCAGGGAGATTTtggttagacaggaggaataagttcaagagatcgacTGTACAACATGCTGACTAGtattaacaacaatgtattgtattcttgaaaatctctaagagtagattttaagtgttcttcccacttctctgtgcctcagtttccccatccctAAAATGGGGGTAATAGCACCTACTTCACATGGTTGTTGTGAGGCTTAAATAAGAATACATGAAAAGCATTTAAGTCTTGTTTGGGGCAATATAAATGTCAACCATTTAGAAATTACAACTGTGACCACAGTTTATGTTAGAGCTTCCTGCTACCTTGGACAGAGGGGTCCTGACATTCTCATATTCCCCGCGCCCTGGGCCACATTCAGCTGGTCTATTCCCAGCAGCAGTCCCCATCAGAGAAGGTGGCTAGTGAGCCTCCCTTTTCTTGAAAAAACAAAGCCTTACTAGCTTGGGAGGGCACTGAAAGTCATCTAACCCACCAACCTTTGTAAAGTTAGAGCTAAGGGAAGTGGTGTCGACTAAGTGGTTCTAAGGCCGAAGCTACGAGTCCTTGAAACTCTGTGGCCTATTTGAGACTGTTGCCAACTCAGTGCTGGAAACACGGTGGGCCCTGCCAGCTGAGGGGTGCTGGTTGGTCCTTACCACTGGCCTCTTCTGGGCCTATACCAGGATGGCCCACCCAGCTGCAGCGGGACTCCCAGCACAGGTGATGACCTGGGAAAGGGAAGTCCTATTGGGGCAGGGTAACACAAGAGACCCTGTCCCAGAAGCCCCGCAGCAACCGCCGTAGGGATGCCTGCCTGTGGACATGTTCATTCCTCGTCTCAGCACACATGCCCTCCACTTCAGGGTTGGGGGTTCAGGAGCAGCATGGCCACTTCACGCACCTCATAAATAGTGCCTCTTAAGAAAGCCGCTTGGAccaagttgaattcctgaattcCCAAGAATTAATGGCTGTGCCATCCATTCCAGAGCTAGGTGGACTAAGCGGGCAATCCAGGTTAGatggaacagaaaacagaatcacAAGAGAATAATCGGCTGTTCTTCAGGGTCCAGGAGGACACACACCTCTTTTTTGCATGTAATAATTTCCCGGAGAAGAAACGTGTGTTACCTAGATATCCCAAATTTTGATACAGGAGTACTGATGTTTCTAAAAGCAATTTAATGATTAGAACTAGATTCTAAAATGTGGGGGCCAGAGCCTGAGTTCCAGTATGTAGCATACTAAGAAGGGATGGTGACACATTTTGTCATGAAATGTAAATGGAACAGtgctcaggctgaggcaggagtgaaAGACAAGGAGGCAAGCGCAGAAGGCTTTGCGAGACACTGAGGAGCATCCACCCTCGGACCATCCCCACGGCAGAGgtggacacaggaaagggagcaACTGAACATGACCCATGAAGGACAGTCCAAGCAGATGCCTGTGTACTTACAGAAATCCCCGTGTCCTTGTTCAGGATGACCTGGAGGAGATGTGGGGGGAGAATGGGCGGTGCCCGAAAGCGCTCTTCAGGTTTGCAGACGTAGGGCTCCTGATTGTAGGGTCCTGGTGGGGAACTGGACAGCTCTGTTGGGAGATAGGAACAGGACATCTACTTTGAAAATCAGGCATTCTAGGAGCAGCATTATTTATGTTGTCATCTTCTAGTTTTCCTTGTCTCTTGTTCCCTCAATGCAGATTTACATTCCCTTGAAGGATACACAGGTTCCAAGAGTGCAGAACAGAGGAGAGGAGAAACCCTTTTGGAATCTGGGTGACTGGCATAAAACTCAGTAGTCAACTCAGATGCCCTGGGGGAAGACGGAGGCGGTGGCCCAGACAGTAAGTCTGGGTCAGATCATAAGGAGGCTGTTCTCAATAACTTAACCCCCACATGCCATGGCAGAATAATGCTTCCTTCTGGCTTCAGGCTGGGCTGGCAAAGACCACATAGAAGCTGGAAGCTACGTGAGGATTACGTGGCTAAGTCCAGGTTGCGGGCACCACCAGCCACAATTCAAAAGAAGATAAGGCAGTCTGTTTGACGAGGCAATGGAGAAAACAGGCTAAATGAGGCACATTTCAaaacagagggaagaaaaattGAAAGCCCAATTTCTAAAAGCTCTTTAACTCCATTACACTCAAGTTCTTTCCAAACTCCTGCTTGAGTATCAGATACACTGAGGAGCTTCTACAAGAGCAGTATTTCATAATGCTGTAACAGCTGCATAGTGACATTTGGCTAGCCAGAAGGTACCAAGCCATCCTCCAAAGAACACGTGGGATGGTTCTGGTGGCCAGATCACGGGGCTGGTCCAGAGAAGATCTGCTATGCCCCAGCTAAGCCAATTCCCTCAATGTCATTTTTTAGGGACAAGCCACTTTCATGTGACCCAACCATATTACAGCAAGAAATTGAGAAAAGCATTAAGTGCAGAAAACTGAGCCATAAAGTAAATTACATTTTGAGGAAGTGTCTAAATAGGAGAAGTCTGTAGAGAATGCTTAACAGTGAGAGGTCCGTTTTCTTTTCCTAGGTGGAAACTTGACTGAAAAGCTTTTAAGTGTCCTAAAATTACATCAATCAGTAAGTTACATATTTTAGAGGATATCTGGGCACACTTCCTCCAGTTCCCTGATTCCCAACTATCTGCAAAAAAAGCTAGGTATCTCTGAAAGATTAATTATCCAGACAAAAGCACACTGATTTTGGATTTCCAAGTCCTGCTCAACAAACTGTCAACCACAGTGACTTCTGAACTGGTAACAAGAAATCCTGGTGGGAGAACTTCCAGACCCAACTAGACAGTGATGAAGAACTGTCCTATAAACTGAACTGAATCTGTTTTCTTAGTGTGCCAGATACTTTCCTGGGGCATCTTTCCACTGCCTCCGTCAGGGTCCAGGAATTGCTAAACCCCCGCCTCCAAGGAGGGGAAGTGTGGTTGGCACCAACACTTCAGACTGCAACCCTCCTCCCCTTGAATTGTACGAATCACGTTCCAGGGAGTTTTTTCCTGTGGGGTTTGGATGGAAAGAATTTACTGAAACCTTGATGCCTGAAAGGCTCTTAGAAGATGGGGAAGTTTTACTGggtttgtatttctgtactaAATAGATTCCCATCAAGGAGAGCTGCACTGTGGAAGCCCTTGCCTGTGTGGAGCCTCCTTTTCCCCTGGAGGGATTCTGACAAGGTGCTAATGTACCACACAAGTGACTGCCGAGGTCACTGAGGTGTCCATTTATCACCTGTCAGGCTGAAATTCTTCAGGCACCATGAGTGGGAGGAGATGCAGGCTTCTCCAGTGCTGGGCTGTCACTAACTCTGTCTGACCCTCCAGAGCCTCTTCAGCCCTGGCTCTGGCACGAGATCAAGCTATGGTTCCATTTCTGCTGTCTGCTTTAGCGGAAACAAGTCAGGTCTGCCAAGACCTATTGTGACCTATTGAATACCTATTGAGATGACCAGGGAAATCACTTACAGCTCCCTTGGGGCTAAATTTCAACAACCTGACAGTTAGGAATTAAGGTCTGTGGCATTTAAGGGGGGCTATAATTGCCTATCTGATTGGGCAGCTTCAGATCAAGAAAGGCAAGAGAAACAAGAGTATTTCTAGCCTGTACAGCCCCCACCTGCACACATGTGTATAAAATAACTGTGTTCATACCAGACACATCGGAGCACTTTTGGGAATCCACCATTAAAGCATCAAATACTTCAAAGTCAGTTTTCTTCACTTGAATGATGTTGTTAACTGTGCCAAGCTGGCTGGTTACTATGGGCTGGGAAGAGACAGACAGGCAGAAATCATAACGTGGAAGGTCTGCGGAGTGATTCTTCAGAGGACTTGGAATTCCTGGCTGGAAGGCCTCATCTCCTGGCTAGCCACCCTGCTGATCTTGGTCAAGTATGCCAACTGTCTGACAGTTAGTGCTGCTATCCAGCTCTGCCACACACGGGGACTTTTACTAGCAGGGCAAAGGGAGCTGGCAGCAATCTCCCAGGAAGGTGATTTATTTGTATTGTGCGGATGCCCAGAGGACTAGAGGTGGGAGGAAGAGTACCTCGGAAGGGTCGTGGGTCCACTGACCATCCACCAAGAACTTGTACTGATGCTCTCCTTCCGGCAGATCAAGGATGGCTACAAAGTTATTGTGGCTGTGAgggacaaaacaaaacattttcacatAAAACCAAGAGTTCCTGCAGTAGAACAAACATTTTTAGCCCATTTAGACAATTCAGCATAACGATCTCAATCTGGACAGGCTATAAGGAAGCAGCAGTGTGACACACTTTGCTGAAAACTCACCTCACTCAAATACCAGGAAACCACATCCCTCACCTTAAAAGGTCAACAAGCGTTTGTGCATTCAAGTTTGCAAGGCTCCTGGATGCCAGGGAGGATAATACCAGAAGACAAACAGCAAGCTGCCTAGCTTTACCCTGTCACTTTGCTTTGGGCAGGAGAAGGAATCAACTGAACAGGAAGCTCAAATGTTGCCTaaccactaaaaaaaaagaaaaaaaccactctGGAAAAACCCTTTTACTGGGTTGTTTGTTCCCTTGACTTGAACTGGCCTGTGACTGCTGTGCTGAgtggctccctcctcctccaaTGGAACTGCTGGAAAGCAGACAGCCCCTGACACCAGTGCAGCCTGCCACACTTCCTCCCTCATTTTATCAAGAATACTCACTAAAGATGTTCTCTCCCTGATAATTTAAGACAGAAATCCATGCTGGGGTTCCTGATAAAATGTCTTACTATAATCCTTGCTAAAGGTGACtacatagtatttatttttcttctctttttggagacaaagtcttgctctgctgctcatgctggagtgcagtggtgcaaccacagcTCATTACAGcattgacctctcaggctcaaacaatcctcccacccaggctcctgagtagctgggactacaggtgtgcaccaccatacccagctaccttttagttttgttttgtagagatgagggtctcactatgttgcccaagctggtcttaaactcctagccttaagcaatcctcttgcctcagcctccaaaagtgctgggattataggcacgagccatcatgcccagccaatgcgtactttttttttttgaaatggagtcttgctctgttgcccaggctggagtgcaatggcatgatcttggctcactgcaaacctcagccacccaggttcaagcaattctcctgcctcagtctcctgagtagatgggattacaggtatgtactactatgcctggctaattttttttttttttgtatttttagtaggggcagggtttcaccatattggccaggctcatcttgaactcctgacctcgggtgatccgcccacctcaccctcccaaagtgctaggattacaggcaggagccaccgtgcccggccaacttttCAAACAAAGTATTATGCAGAGTCAAAGTTAGAAGAAACATCAGATCATCTGGTCCAAAACTCCCTCTTTACAGAAAGGGATACTGAGGCGACCgacagcctggccagtgtgggtCTCAGATTCTCAGCCCGGTGCTCCCTTTCTGCATTAAGAATAGATTTTTGTGTTCCTCTGGCAAAGTCCTGACTGAACAGATAGCTGAGTATCTGAAGTGAAAGAGGTCTGTGACATAGAAACATTCTCCATGCACAGATGTTGCTTTCCTCCAAGAAAGGTGTACTTTAAACCTAGAGACCACTAAGGTTTGCGATTAGAACCTTTTTCACTCAGACATTTGAGAAGAGCGTCTAGATAGTGAACACTCCCCAGGCAATTACCTTCTCGTGAGGGGAAGTTTACTCCAGTTGTTGAAGGACCCAGATAAGTAAACTTCCTTTCCACCCCCCGTCCATCGAAACACAGTTGGCCGAGCCTGGGCGGGAGCTTTATCATTCACTTCCAGATCGTGCTGCCAGGCCAGGAATTCCTCCTTCTCTGGTGCCTAGAAACAGAGCAGTTTATTCAGAGCAAGAAGCCATAAGCAAATTCCCTACAACAGACAATACTGACAATTCATTCTAAAGAGGCAGCTGTTACTATCTAGGTTCATAGTCAGGATTGGAAACTTACTAGTGGTGTCTCAGTTTCCCagcctgaaatatattttttaaggttgTGGTGAAGACTGAGACAGTCCATGTAAATGCTCTGCATTGTGTCTGACACAGTGAATGCTTACTATTAGCTATTGTTATTAAAGAAGTTGACATCAAAATTCTAGCAGAAACTATAAAACCCACTTGTGATACCACAAATCCAAGACTAGCTTCATAAATGTCATGTTCCTCCCTGAATTAAGCAAGATTTGAAGTAGTCATGTGCACAATGCCTCAGTCCATGACTGACGGTGGAtgtggtggtcccataagattataccATATTATTGGATCTTtcctatgtttatatatatatatatacatatatatatacatatatatatatatatatattttttttttttttttttttttttgagacagagtttcgctcttgttgcccagtctggagtgcaatggcgcgatctcggctcaccgcaacctccgcctcctgggttcaggcaattctcctgcctcagcctcctgagtagctgggattacaggcacacaccaccatgcccagctaatttttagtatttttagtagagacggggtttcaccatgttgaccaggatggtctcgatttcttgacctcatgatccacccgcctcagcctcccaaagtgctgggattacaggcttgagccaccgcgcccggctctagatatatttaaatacacaaatccttaaatatatttgtggaataagtgtctacagtattcagtagaataacatgctgtacaggtttatagccCAGGAGCAATCGGTTACACCATCTAGACTGGGTATAGTAGTTTGGGTCTGTGTCcgcatccaaatctcaccttgaactgtaatccccataatccccatgtatcaagggcaggaccaggtggaggtaaacaattatgggggcagtttcccccatgctgttctctgatagtgagtctcataagatctgatggttttataagtgtctggcatttacTCTGTTTCCTCTtattctctcttctgctgccctgtgaagaggtgcctttcaccatgattgtacgTTTCCTAAGACTTCCCCAGCCAGGCGGAactgagtctattaaacctcttttctttataaattagccagtctctggtatttctacAAAGCAGTGTGATAATGGACTGAGAAACTAGGTGGGTAGTCTAGGTTTGTGTAGGTACACTCTataatgttcacacaatgataaaATCACCTAATAATGTATTCCTCAGAACATGTCCCCATCGTTAAGTGATGGATGACTGTACATGAAAATTTAAGAGGAACAATTCTAGAGCTGTCAACTCGAAAATGGGCAAATCCAGATTTTGAGGAAGGGAAAAACTACTCATAAAGTGCTGTCTAGGCACTGGGGAGTAAAAGGCAAGACAAAGGCTGAACCCTCAGTAGGATAAACGATAACCTCCGGTGTGGTGGGCTCTGTGTAACTGACGTATTCCAGAATAAGTGAGAAATAAACTCATCCAGCTCTATCTGGGTGACATATATGTAGCCTTGcacctttcagatttttttcctagtCAGAAGCCAAAGACTTAAAAGAGCAGGAGGTTCAGGCTGGAAAAGACTCTTCAGGGAATTAAGCATGTTTCTAGCACCTTCATTTCAAATACTGACCTCTGCCTGCATTGTGTGAATTATAATAAGATGTACATTATTAAAGAAT contains:
- the PRKAB1 gene encoding 5'-AMP-activated protein kinase subunit beta-1: MGNTSSERAALERHGGHKTPRRDSSGGTKDGDRPKILMDSPEDADLFHSEEIKAPEKEEFLAWQHDLEVNDKAPAQARPTVFRWTGGGKEVYLSGSFNNWSKLPLTRSHNNFVAILDLPEGEHQYKFLVDGQWTHDPSEPIVTSQLGTVNNIIQVKKTDFEVFDALMVDSQKCSDVSELSSSPPGPYNQEPYVCKPEERFRAPPILPPHLLQVILNKDTGISCDPALLPEPNHVMLNHLYALSIKDGVMVLSATHRYKKKYVTTLLYKPI